From Sphingobium sp. WTD-1, a single genomic window includes:
- a CDS encoding IS5 family transposase, with amino-acid sequence MCRRHKKGTQETEALGRSRGGFSTKLHARCDAKGRPLGFVLTPGQSHDIQGFGPLFRLIAHKIEALLADKGYDADAIREELANADVEAVIPAKSNRRDPIPHDREKYRWRNLVERLFNKLKNWRRIATRYDKTKESYLGFVNLVSALQWIPFVHET; translated from the coding sequence TTGTGCCGTCGGCATAAAAAAGGGACTCAGGAAACCGAGGCGCTTGGCCGATCGCGAGGCGGATTCAGCACAAAGCTCCACGCCCGCTGCGATGCCAAAGGCCGACCGCTCGGCTTTGTCCTGACGCCGGGCCAGAGCCACGATATCCAAGGCTTTGGCCCGCTGTTCCGTTTGATTGCTCATAAGATCGAGGCATTGTTGGCGGACAAGGGCTACGATGCAGATGCCATCCGCGAGGAATTGGCCAATGCTGACGTTGAGGCTGTCATTCCCGCCAAAAGCAATCGGCGCGATCCAATCCCACACGATCGCGAAAAATACCGTTGGCGCAATCTTGTCGAACGCCTCTTCAACAAACTCAAGAACTGGCGGCGTATCGCAACTCGATACGACAAAACCAAAGAGTCCTACCTCGGCTTCGTCAATCTCGTCTCAGCCCTGCAATGGATACCCTTTGTCCACGAAACCTAG
- a CDS encoding alkaline phosphatase D family protein, translated as MALTRRGVLAGSAAGGLLLAAGPAGAKTNMVFAHGVASGDPHADSVLLWTRVTDPAHGPVSGTWEMAEDELFTRIAARGSFSTSAARDHTVKVIASGLKAGREYFYRFRAMDTVSAIGRAKTLPTGRIDRLDIVLACCAMYMFGEFHAYRAIADREAVDLILFVGDYIYEYGANSMPALMDVRAIEPTHDTVTLADYRARYAQWRRDPALRDAHARASWICMWDDHEIANDDWMHGAQHHDPAANGDWEERKAAAVHAYLEWMPIRDPVTSDPYGITRSFAFGDLATLALPETRLKARQQQLSLAKDLDWHVVDRRGSGERVISDPAELKTLDLKALPQGVTREPDVAAFREKLADPAREMIGAEQCAWLADELKAHKDARRPWFLFGSATILSSYVYPDLTKFPDGKVALAPMYALTRYGLPLLNVDSWDGYAGERDKLYDQFEKSGANLLVLSGDSHMAWINEPHRGDRRIGLELSASTLTGPSIGELLLPSGPVGDAFVHDNRDIRWCDTNAVGFVTVSLTRDRVEADFVRVLTPRQAIGKLDIARHASARIAEDGLSGWEIS; from the coding sequence ATGGCGCTGACGCGGCGCGGCGTTCTTGCGGGATCGGCGGCGGGCGGGCTTTTGCTCGCCGCCGGTCCCGCCGGGGCAAAAACGAACATGGTCTTCGCGCATGGCGTGGCGAGCGGCGATCCGCATGCCGACAGCGTCCTGCTGTGGACCCGCGTGACCGATCCTGCCCATGGGCCGGTCAGCGGCACATGGGAAATGGCCGAGGATGAACTGTTCACGCGCATCGCTGCGCGCGGATCGTTCAGCACATCGGCGGCGCGGGACCATACGGTCAAGGTGATCGCCTCCGGCCTGAAGGCGGGCCGCGAATATTTCTACCGCTTCCGTGCCATGGACACGGTATCGGCGATCGGGCGGGCAAAAACCCTGCCAACGGGACGCATCGATCGTCTCGATATCGTGCTCGCCTGCTGCGCCATGTATATGTTCGGCGAATTTCACGCCTACCGGGCCATTGCCGATCGGGAAGCGGTGGACCTCATCCTCTTCGTGGGCGACTATATTTACGAATATGGCGCCAACTCGATGCCCGCACTCATGGATGTTCGGGCGATCGAGCCAACGCACGACACGGTCACGCTCGCCGACTATCGCGCACGCTATGCACAGTGGCGTCGTGATCCGGCCCTGCGCGACGCCCATGCCCGCGCGTCGTGGATTTGCATGTGGGACGACCATGAAATCGCGAACGACGACTGGATGCATGGTGCCCAGCATCACGATCCGGCGGCCAACGGCGACTGGGAGGAGCGCAAGGCTGCGGCGGTTCATGCCTATCTGGAATGGATGCCGATCCGCGATCCTGTCACTTCCGATCCCTATGGCATCACCCGCAGCTTCGCGTTCGGCGATCTCGCGACGCTGGCCCTGCCCGAAACCCGGCTCAAGGCCCGCCAGCAGCAATTGTCGCTGGCCAAGGATCTCGACTGGCATGTTGTCGACCGGCGCGGCAGTGGGGAGCGGGTGATATCCGACCCGGCGGAACTCAAGACACTCGACCTCAAGGCCCTGCCGCAAGGCGTCACGCGCGAACCCGATGTCGCAGCCTTCCGCGAGAAACTTGCCGATCCCGCGCGCGAAATGATCGGCGCGGAACAATGCGCATGGCTGGCGGACGAACTGAAGGCCCATAAGGATGCTCGCCGCCCGTGGTTCCTGTTCGGCAGCGCGACCATCCTGTCCAGCTACGTCTATCCCGATCTGACGAAGTTTCCCGATGGCAAGGTAGCGCTGGCGCCGATGTACGCCCTGACGCGCTATGGCCTGCCGCTTCTCAATGTCGATTCCTGGGACGGCTATGCCGGCGAGCGGGACAAGCTGTACGACCAGTTCGAGAAAAGCGGCGCGAACCTGCTCGTGCTGTCGGGCGACAGTCACATGGCCTGGATCAACGAACCCCATCGCGGGGACCGCCGGATTGGTCTCGAGCTTTCCGCCTCCACGCTGACCGGTCCTTCGATCGGGGAACTGCTCCTGCCGTCGGGGCCGGTCGGCGACGCCTTTGTCCACGACAATCGCGATATACGCTGGTGCGACACCAATGCCGTTGGTTTCGTAACGGTATCGCTGACACGCGACCGGGTGGAGGCCGACTTCGTCCGCGTCCTAACGCCGCGCCAGGCGATCGGAAAGCTCGACATCGCGCGCCATGCCAGCGCACGGATCGCCGAAGATGGGTTGAGCGGCTGGGAGATCAGCTGA
- a CDS encoding glycerophosphodiester phosphodiesterase: MQDRSVSRRSLLQAGAGLTAAFATDVGAAIAAPARRKGPPLLIAHRGASALRPEHTLAAYAKAIQDGADYVEPDLVATKDGVLVARHENNIAETSDVAARADFAARKTVKTIDGERQEGWFTEDFTFAELKTLRAKERLGAIRPESQSYDGAFQIVSMEEIADFVAAESAARGRTIGLIPEIKHSTYFAGIGLQQEQRLIDIIGKSAYLQRAPFAIQSFEVANLRALRGRIGAYPNIQLAQLIGDPAQMPADVQAAGNKRFYRDMLTPAGLSEIASYADYLAPHVRMIIPVDEDQRLTKPTGLVDAAHAAGLLVSIWTFRPENQFLAADFRSDKGVSARNEEGSIAEMQRYLATGVDAIFTDDPALGRRAIS, encoded by the coding sequence ATGCAGGACAGGTCGGTATCCCGCCGTTCGCTGCTTCAGGCGGGTGCCGGCCTGACCGCCGCATTTGCGACGGATGTGGGGGCAGCGATCGCCGCCCCTGCCCGTCGCAAGGGTCCGCCGCTGCTCATCGCCCATCGCGGCGCATCGGCGCTGCGCCCAGAACATACGCTTGCCGCCTATGCCAAGGCGATCCAAGACGGGGCCGACTATGTCGAGCCTGACCTGGTCGCTACGAAGGACGGCGTGCTGGTCGCGCGGCACGAGAATAATATCGCGGAAACCAGCGACGTTGCCGCCCGGGCCGATTTTGCCGCGCGCAAGACGGTCAAAACGATCGACGGCGAGCGACAGGAAGGTTGGTTCACGGAGGATTTCACCTTCGCGGAACTCAAGACGTTACGCGCGAAAGAGCGGCTGGGCGCCATACGGCCCGAAAGCCAATCCTATGACGGCGCATTCCAGATCGTGTCGATGGAGGAAATCGCCGATTTCGTGGCGGCCGAATCCGCCGCGCGCGGCCGGACCATCGGCCTGATCCCGGAGATCAAGCATTCCACCTATTTCGCAGGCATCGGCCTGCAACAGGAGCAGCGGCTGATCGATATCATCGGCAAGAGCGCCTATCTGCAACGCGCGCCGTTCGCCATCCAGTCGTTCGAGGTCGCTAATCTACGCGCGTTGCGCGGCAGGATCGGCGCCTATCCCAACATCCAGCTGGCCCAGTTGATCGGCGACCCGGCCCAGATGCCGGCCGATGTGCAGGCGGCGGGCAACAAGCGCTTCTATCGCGATATGCTGACGCCCGCAGGTCTTTCCGAAATCGCCAGCTATGCAGATTATCTTGCGCCCCATGTCCGGATGATCATTCCTGTGGACGAGGATCAGCGCCTGACAAAACCCACGGGGCTCGTCGATGCCGCACATGCGGCGGGCCTTCTCGTCAGCATCTGGACCTTCCGCCCGGAAAATCAGTTCCTGGCCGCCGATTTTCGCAGCGACAAAGGCGTTTCCGCGCGCAACGAAGAAGGCAGCATTGCAGAGATGCAGCGCTATCTTGCAACGGGTGTCGATGCGATCTTCACAGACGATCCGGCTTTGGGACGGCGTGCGATTTCCTAG
- a CDS encoding TonB-dependent receptor — protein MTGVKATRSATAITTTEIQKILPGVAPFKAIQTLPGVMYVTADPWGNNEQNASLFIHGFSAQQLGHTLDGVPLGDQSYGNFNGLSPQRAIISENVGSVVVATGTAELGIASTSNLGGGIENFSSDPRQQMGAQLNHTFGSYGTARTFVRLDSGEFGDGNSGYVSVLRHRARAWDFRGKQKGWAANAKFVHDDSNGKLTAYFSYSDKQEPNEDATTVFKNPTNAAQAYQPYTRPFFYPDFAGAVAYLNASGNVPAAEAQNYRNYYSAAIRTDYLGYIKYQAHLSDQVDWSNQVYYHNNDGAGIVAGPITVAGLPNLFSLYFPGQNLKTATGNSGYAIRTTEYRIDRGGILSSIDATLGNHQIQLGAWYEYNSSAAYRNWYALNVTRPQDYNPYSLPPHDPLFTQYASEMRTNVLQLHVQDSWQVTPSLLVQGGFKSSLQFASGTFPVQPIIGSLPGSASALPEGEINTKRWFLPAIGAKWDFTDSEQVYVNVQKNLRHFQPYGGGGVTPWSSGSQAAFDNLKFNGRPETSWVYEIGLRSRRTIDSSFLTGIEAQVNYYHVDFSDRLLGITPPGAIGGIGGSGISGGTPAVFNVGGVKTDGIDAALTLRFGQVFSLYNAVSYNRSIYDSDYSTITGAATGTRIGGIATVGGVVPTGGKLIPVSPKWMNKTVATLTLGDFDAQMIGDYVGRRVTTFTNDASVKSVFQASARIAYRLPASMVGLQKAEISLNVTNLFDTTGASTVQASANTNNYNVYPIPPRQWFATLSVNY, from the coding sequence GTGACCGGTGTTAAGGCTACACGCTCTGCGACCGCCATTACCACAACCGAAATCCAGAAGATCCTGCCGGGCGTTGCGCCGTTCAAGGCGATCCAGACCCTGCCGGGTGTCATGTATGTGACTGCCGATCCGTGGGGCAACAACGAGCAGAACGCCTCGCTCTTCATCCATGGCTTCAGCGCTCAGCAGTTGGGCCATACCCTGGACGGCGTGCCGCTGGGCGATCAGAGCTACGGCAATTTCAACGGCCTCTCTCCGCAGCGCGCTATCATCTCCGAAAATGTCGGCAGCGTCGTTGTCGCCACCGGCACCGCGGAACTGGGCATCGCGTCGACCAGCAACCTGGGCGGCGGGATCGAGAATTTCTCCAGCGATCCGCGCCAGCAGATGGGCGCACAGTTGAACCACACTTTCGGCAGCTACGGGACGGCCCGCACATTCGTTCGCCTCGACAGCGGCGAGTTTGGCGACGGCAATAGCGGCTATGTCTCGGTCCTGCGCCATCGTGCGCGCGCCTGGGATTTCCGCGGCAAGCAGAAGGGCTGGGCCGCCAACGCCAAATTCGTCCATGACGACAGCAATGGCAAGCTGACCGCCTATTTCAGCTATTCCGACAAGCAGGAACCCAATGAGGACGCGACCACCGTCTTCAAGAACCCTACCAATGCGGCGCAGGCCTATCAGCCCTATACCCGCCCCTTCTTCTACCCCGATTTCGCCGGCGCGGTCGCTTATCTGAACGCCAGCGGCAATGTGCCGGCCGCCGAGGCGCAGAATTATCGCAACTATTACAGCGCCGCGATCCGGACCGATTATCTGGGCTACATCAAATATCAGGCCCATCTGTCCGACCAAGTCGACTGGTCGAACCAGGTATATTATCATAATAATGACGGCGCGGGCATCGTCGCCGGACCGATCACGGTCGCGGGCCTGCCCAACCTGTTCTCGCTCTATTTCCCCGGCCAGAATCTGAAGACGGCCACCGGCAATTCGGGCTATGCGATCCGTACCACCGAATATCGCATCGATCGCGGCGGCATCCTGTCCTCGATCGACGCGACGTTGGGCAACCATCAGATTCAGCTTGGTGCGTGGTACGAATATAACAGCTCGGCCGCCTATCGGAACTGGTATGCGCTCAATGTGACCCGGCCGCAGGACTACAACCCCTATTCGCTGCCGCCGCATGATCCGCTGTTCACCCAATATGCCAGCGAGATGCGCACCAATGTTCTGCAACTTCATGTGCAGGACAGCTGGCAGGTCACGCCCAGCCTGCTGGTCCAGGGCGGTTTCAAGTCCAGCCTGCAATTTGCCAGCGGCACCTTCCCGGTCCAGCCGATCATCGGATCGCTGCCTGGTTCGGCAAGCGCCCTGCCCGAAGGCGAGATCAACACCAAGCGCTGGTTCCTGCCCGCGATCGGCGCGAAGTGGGACTTCACCGACAGCGAGCAGGTCTATGTCAACGTGCAGAAGAACCTGCGCCACTTCCAGCCTTATGGCGGCGGCGGCGTCACGCCGTGGAGCAGCGGCAGCCAGGCGGCATTCGACAATCTGAAGTTCAATGGCCGCCCCGAAACCTCCTGGGTCTATGAAATCGGCCTACGCAGCCGCCGGACCATCGACAGTTCGTTCCTGACCGGGATCGAAGCGCAGGTGAACTATTATCATGTCGATTTCAGCGATCGCCTGCTTGGCATCACGCCTCCCGGCGCGATCGGCGGCATCGGCGGCAGTGGCATCAGCGGCGGCACACCCGCCGTGTTCAACGTCGGCGGCGTGAAGACGGACGGTATCGACGCGGCGCTGACGCTGCGCTTCGGGCAGGTCTTCTCGCTCTACAACGCCGTGTCCTACAACCGCTCCATCTACGACAGCGACTATAGCACTATCACTGGCGCCGCGACTGGCACGCGGATCGGCGGCATCGCGACCGTGGGCGGCGTCGTGCCCACCGGCGGCAAGCTGATCCCTGTCAGCCCGAAGTGGATGAACAAGACGGTTGCGACGCTGACGCTCGGCGATTTCGATGCCCAGATGATCGGCGACTATGTCGGCCGCCGTGTCACCACCTTCACCAACGATGCATCGGTCAAGTCGGTGTTCCAGGCCAGCGCCCGGATCGCTTATCGCCTGCCCGCCAGCATGGTCGGCCTGCAAAAGGCGGAGATCAGCCTGAACGTCACCAACCTGTTCGACACGACGGGTGCATCGACGGTGCAGGCGAGTGCGAACACCAACAATTACAATGTCTACCCAATCCCGCCGCGCCAGTGGTTCGCCACATTGTCGGTGAACTACTGA